The following proteins are co-located in the Pseudomonas antarctica genome:
- a CDS encoding phage tail protein: protein MMLALGMFVFSLTTAAYQELQRQTNWRHASNSRIGAAPARQFLGRGDDTITLPGILLPELAGTTLSLDTIRLMANTGKAWPMVEGSGRIYGLWVIESLGETKTFFFRDGTPRRIEFNLALTRIDDDRIDLLGAGTAVGVNILRGLI, encoded by the coding sequence ATGATGCTCGCCCTTGGCATGTTTGTTTTCAGTCTCACGACCGCCGCCTACCAGGAACTGCAACGTCAAACCAACTGGCGCCATGCCAGCAATAGCCGAATCGGTGCAGCACCTGCGCGGCAGTTTCTTGGGCGTGGCGACGACACCATCACGCTGCCAGGCATCCTCCTCCCGGAACTGGCAGGTACCACTCTTAGCTTGGACACCATTCGGCTGATGGCAAACACCGGTAAGGCTTGGCCCATGGTCGAAGGAAGTGGCCGTATCTACGGCCTGTGGGTGATCGAAAGCCTGGGAGAAACCAAGACCTTTTTCTTTCGCGACGGGACGCCTCGGCGTATTGAGTTCAACCTCGCCCTCACTCGTATCGACGATGACCGGATTGACCTGCTCGGCGCAGGCACTGCCGTCGGCGTGAACATCCTGCGTGGATTGATATGA